A section of the Thermotoga caldifontis AZM44c09 genome encodes:
- a CDS encoding cyclophilin-like fold protein, producing the protein MKLRFIFGQVECVAELDEKKAPLTIEAIAKELPIKSVANRWGDEIYFETPVRLSVEENSKDVVEEGDVAFWIPGRAICIFFGKTPISDDKIRPASAVNVIGKVKEGLDLLKNVRTGTKVIVQAE; encoded by the coding sequence ATGAAACTGAGATTCATCTTCGGACAGGTCGAGTGCGTGGCCGAACTCGACGAGAAGAAAGCGCCTCTGACGATCGAGGCCATTGCGAAAGAACTTCCGATCAAATCTGTTGCGAACCGCTGGGGTGACGAGATATACTTCGAAACACCCGTACGTCTCTCCGTCGAGGAGAACAGCAAAGACGTGGTTGAAGAGGGTGACGTGGCTTTCTGGATCCCGGGAAGGGCCATATGCATCTTCTTCGGTAAGACTCCAATAAGCGATGACAAGATCAGGCCCGCGAGTGCGGTGAACGTCATCGGGAAAGTCAAAGAAGGATTAGATCTGCTGAAAAACGTCAGGACTGGGACGAAGGTCATCGTGCAGGCGGAGTGA
- a CDS encoding DUF4897 domain-containing protein produces MNQRTLLYLLIAFILFFTVMQLIGVFLQRPAFEIVYYRSRMEYDYAGNATFTTTAGLFFKDSAKQNQYLQNYKQGSIEQFKQYFAEVSKRVGRQIEVVSMESTVTERSGILEVVEKATLSNVALVENDVVDTGLKDLSINAVADSEIVVVLPEDAIVLSVEPTPTKALNNQIYWKPTGSMSFPRVVFRKGEGP; encoded by the coding sequence TTGAATCAACGAACTCTGCTTTACCTTTTGATCGCTTTCATACTCTTCTTCACGGTCATGCAGTTGATCGGCGTGTTCCTGCAGCGGCCGGCCTTTGAGATCGTCTATTACAGGAGCAGGATGGAGTACGATTACGCCGGCAACGCTACTTTCACGACCACGGCCGGCCTTTTCTTCAAAGATTCGGCAAAACAAAATCAGTACCTGCAGAATTACAAACAGGGTTCAATCGAACAGTTCAAGCAATATTTCGCCGAGGTCAGCAAGAGGGTTGGAAGGCAGATCGAGGTCGTCTCGATGGAATCGACCGTTACCGAACGATCCGGAATATTGGAAGTGGTTGAAAAAGCCACCCTTTCAAACGTGGCGCTCGTTGAGAACGACGTGGTTGATACCGGCCTGAAAGATCTGTCGATCAACGCTGTGGCCGATTCAGAGATCGTCGTGGTTCTTCCAGAGGATGCGATCGTGCTGTCCGTGGAACCGACTCCGACTAAAGCTCTGAACAATCAGATCTACTGGAAACCCACCGGCTCGATGAGTTTCCCTCGAGTCGTGTTCAGAAAAGGTGAAGGACCGTGA
- a CDS encoding NAD-dependent protein deacylase, whose protein sequence is MTERELVEKIKTSRRVVVLTGAGISTDSGIPDFRSPNGLYSKYPEYVFDIDYFLSDPEGFYRFWKEALLPMSEAQPNRAHLLLAELERRNLIEAVITQNIDGLHQKAGNKKVIELHGSIFEYHCMECEKPYTLEQVKKILDSDTIPRCGCDGLIRPNIVFFGESLPVHALDEAMRYAQNCDLMIVMGSSLLVYPAAQLPVIAKKHGAGLIIVNKDRTGLDELADAKFDVNLSSFAEVLMQLL, encoded by the coding sequence GTGACGGAGAGAGAACTGGTCGAAAAAATAAAAACTTCACGCAGAGTGGTTGTGCTCACTGGAGCAGGCATAAGCACCGACAGCGGTATCCCCGACTTCAGGAGTCCAAACGGGCTGTACTCGAAATACCCTGAGTACGTTTTCGATATCGACTACTTCTTGAGTGATCCAGAAGGTTTCTACCGATTCTGGAAGGAAGCGCTCCTCCCCATGAGTGAGGCGCAGCCAAACAGGGCGCACCTTCTGCTGGCCGAGCTGGAGCGCAGAAACTTGATAGAAGCCGTCATCACACAGAACATAGATGGATTGCATCAAAAGGCAGGCAACAAAAAAGTGATAGAACTCCATGGGAGCATCTTCGAATATCACTGCATGGAATGTGAAAAACCTTACACACTCGAGCAGGTAAAAAAGATTTTGGACTCCGACACGATACCCCGTTGTGGTTGCGATGGATTGATCAGACCGAACATCGTCTTCTTTGGCGAGAGCTTACCCGTACATGCCCTGGACGAAGCCATGCGTTACGCACAGAACTGTGATCTGATGATCGTTATGGGAAGCTCCCTTCTGGTGTATCCTGCGGCACAGCTGCCCGTCATCGCAAAGAAGCACGGCGCAGGACTCATCATCGTCAACAAGGACAGGACCGGGCTGGACGAGCTCGCAGACGCCAAATTCGATGTGAACCTCAGCTCTTTCGCTGAGGTGCTGATGCAACTTCTCTGA
- a CDS encoding carbohydrate kinase family protein, giving the protein MSVTVFGKINIDTFLYVDRIHIGENHLCTKTFTDIGGKGANTAIALAKLNVPCQLVAMIGTDSVSQTVLKRLEKHGVGIDSIQSCEEQIGKTFIVVESNGRNTMFHILGANAHLTPDKIDWTFLERCKAVFVQMGIPSETAQEVIMMSKRNGKYVFVDPAGFSETIELQTLAYADTVAPNELELLRMTKETEIEKAVKKLLNVGVEEVVVKLGGKGATLYTEKMSYHVDAYDVEVVDTTGAGDAFNAAYILAKLKKMNVRDALKLAVAASALAVTKVGSSSASPTRDKLVEFLKSKGEESLAKAVLEGSL; this is encoded by the coding sequence ATGAGCGTTACAGTGTTTGGTAAGATCAATATCGACACGTTTCTCTACGTCGATCGAATACACATCGGGGAAAACCATCTGTGCACGAAGACCTTCACGGATATAGGTGGGAAAGGCGCCAACACCGCGATCGCCCTGGCGAAACTGAACGTTCCGTGCCAGCTCGTCGCGATGATCGGAACCGATTCGGTTTCTCAGACCGTGCTAAAACGGTTGGAAAAACACGGTGTGGGCATCGATTCGATCCAGAGCTGTGAAGAACAGATAGGAAAGACGTTCATCGTCGTCGAGTCGAATGGGCGAAACACCATGTTCCACATACTGGGTGCGAACGCACATCTGACTCCCGACAAGATCGACTGGACTTTTCTTGAAAGGTGCAAAGCTGTGTTCGTTCAGATGGGTATCCCAAGCGAGACGGCGCAGGAAGTCATCATGATGTCGAAGAGAAATGGAAAATATGTCTTCGTTGATCCTGCGGGCTTTTCTGAGACGATCGAACTACAGACTCTCGCGTACGCAGACACCGTCGCACCGAACGAACTCGAACTTTTGAGAATGACCAAGGAAACCGAGATCGAAAAGGCTGTGAAAAAGCTCCTGAACGTGGGGGTGGAGGAGGTAGTTGTGAAGCTCGGTGGAAAGGGTGCGACGCTGTACACGGAAAAGATGTCCTACCACGTCGATGCCTACGATGTGGAAGTCGTCGACACCACTGGGGCGGGAGATGCGTTCAACGCCGCTTACATCCTCGCGAAGCTGAAAAAAATGAACGTCAGGGATGCACTGAAGCTCGCCGTCGCCGCTTCCGCACTGGCTGTGACGAAAGTGGGAAGTTCCAGCGCGAGTCCGACCCGCGACAAACTCGTGGAGTTTCTGAAATCGAAAGGTGAGGAGAGTCTGGCCAAAGCTGTCCTGGAGGGATCTCTGTGA
- a CDS encoding CTP synthase — MKKFIVVTGGVLSGVGKGIFCASLARLLKECGVKVNVLKIDPYLNVDAGTMNPNQHGEVFVTEDGYEADLDLGHYERFLGEDMSRRNNITAGQIYSTIVKRERDGGYLGSTVQIVPHVTDEIKHRIESLEGEVNVIEIGGTVGDIESEVFLESVRQLALEKPFGDFMFIHVTYVPYLKTSNEFKTKPTQQSVQLLRRAGLNPDMIVVRTETPVNSETIKKVALFGGVPQDMVINLPDVPNVYSIVELLKNLDVHRKVARKLNLIIDDTKLSWDYPKEFKQYRIALIAKYLGTDDAYKSIIESIFLSGCIKPTVIDAQNLESMNYEQVCDVLSKFDGLIVPGGFGKRGIEGKIKAIQYAREHGKPILGICLGMQLMVVEFARNVMGYRQANSTEFDPDTPYPVITLMEEQKKILQLGGTMRLGAQPMRILSGTKLWQIYGGIEETTERHRHRYEVNYDQFPELFKMPGEKGYKLTISAKSNFIEAIELEDHPFFIGIQYHPELKTKVGRPHPLFKAFVDTLSRLT, encoded by the coding sequence GTGAAGAAGTTCATCGTCGTAACAGGTGGAGTGCTCAGCGGCGTTGGTAAAGGAATATTCTGCGCGTCGCTGGCCAGGTTGTTGAAGGAATGCGGTGTGAAGGTGAACGTGTTGAAGATAGATCCTTACCTCAACGTCGATGCGGGCACGATGAATCCCAACCAGCACGGTGAGGTGTTCGTCACCGAAGACGGTTACGAAGCGGATCTGGATCTGGGTCATTACGAGAGGTTCCTCGGCGAGGACATGAGCAGGAGGAACAACATAACGGCGGGTCAGATATATTCGACAATCGTCAAGAGGGAGAGGGACGGAGGCTATCTTGGTTCGACCGTGCAGATAGTACCGCACGTTACCGACGAGATAAAGCACAGAATAGAGTCACTGGAGGGAGAAGTGAACGTCATCGAAATCGGAGGTACGGTCGGCGATATAGAGAGTGAGGTGTTCCTGGAGAGCGTCAGACAGCTCGCCTTGGAGAAACCCTTCGGAGATTTCATGTTCATCCACGTCACCTACGTTCCTTATTTGAAAACCTCAAACGAGTTCAAGACTAAACCCACTCAGCAATCGGTTCAGTTGCTCAGGAGGGCTGGGCTCAACCCAGACATGATCGTGGTCAGGACGGAAACGCCAGTCAACTCGGAGACGATAAAGAAAGTGGCCCTGTTCGGTGGAGTGCCTCAGGACATGGTCATAAATCTGCCAGACGTTCCGAACGTCTATTCGATAGTTGAACTGCTCAAGAATCTCGATGTCCACAGAAAGGTCGCAAGAAAGCTCAACCTGATCATCGACGATACGAAGTTAAGCTGGGACTATCCGAAAGAATTCAAGCAATACAGAATAGCGTTGATCGCGAAATACCTTGGAACAGACGACGCCTACAAGAGCATCATAGAGTCCATATTCCTGTCCGGTTGCATCAAACCCACGGTGATTGACGCCCAGAACTTGGAGAGTATGAACTACGAACAAGTTTGTGACGTCCTCTCCAAGTTCGACGGTCTGATCGTGCCCGGTGGATTCGGTAAAAGAGGCATCGAGGGGAAAATCAAAGCCATACAGTACGCGCGAGAACACGGTAAACCCATACTCGGCATTTGCCTCGGCATGCAACTGATGGTAGTTGAGTTCGCAAGGAACGTCATGGGTTACAGACAGGCCAACTCCACAGAGTTCGATCCCGACACACCCTACCCAGTGATAACGCTCATGGAGGAACAGAAGAAAATCTTGCAGCTTGGCGGAACGATGCGACTCGGCGCACAACCTATGCGCATCCTCAGTGGAACAAAACTCTGGCAGATATACGGTGGTATCGAAGAAACCACAGAAAGGCACAGACATCGTTACGAGGTGAACTACGATCAGTTCCCCGAGCTGTTCAAAATGCCTGGTGAAAAGGGTTACAAACTGACCATCAGCGCCAAATCGAACTTCATCGAAGCGATCGAACTCGAAGATCATCCTTTCTTCATAGGCATACAGTACCATCCGGAACTGAAAACGAAGGTTGGAAGACCGCATCCACTGTTCAAAGCTTTCGTGGATACCCTGTCACGGCTCACTTGA
- a CDS encoding radical SAM protein, translating to MRVLAEYGREDIAVVYLGETSKGSLVEFVEALQPPFPVSEKWVLIVSTLKGCPIRCKMCDAGGYYEGVLDEDEIMEQIQYMIERRFPDGNVSSKKFKIQFARVGEPALNENVLTVLEKLSGYRNLIPCISTVAPAGRENFFERLQLVKDERYRGRFQLQFSVHSTDEEQRNRLMPVRKWSLEQIAEYGEKFVKENDRKITLNFAVSEGSILDARKILKIFSKEKFLVKVTPVNPTYSAQRNGLKSDVDVTTGMPIKHRKFVEELRDSGFEVILSVGHLEENKIGSNCGMYIRRHLSERLENPCAYTYLNAQIQSS from the coding sequence TTGAGAGTGCTGGCCGAGTACGGTAGAGAAGACATCGCGGTCGTTTATCTGGGTGAGACTTCGAAAGGAAGTCTCGTCGAGTTCGTCGAGGCGTTGCAACCACCGTTTCCCGTCAGTGAAAAGTGGGTGTTGATCGTTTCCACATTGAAAGGCTGTCCCATCAGGTGCAAGATGTGCGATGCGGGCGGATACTACGAAGGAGTGCTGGACGAGGATGAAATCATGGAGCAGATACAATACATGATCGAGCGGAGGTTTCCCGACGGGAATGTCAGCAGCAAGAAGTTCAAAATACAGTTTGCACGCGTCGGAGAACCTGCTCTCAACGAAAACGTGCTCACCGTTCTGGAAAAATTGAGTGGTTATCGTAACTTGATACCGTGCATTTCGACAGTTGCCCCCGCCGGCCGTGAGAACTTTTTCGAACGATTGCAGCTCGTAAAAGACGAACGCTACAGGGGACGTTTTCAACTGCAGTTCTCCGTACATTCAACAGACGAAGAGCAGCGAAACCGGCTCATGCCTGTCAGAAAGTGGTCGCTGGAACAGATCGCCGAGTACGGTGAGAAGTTCGTGAAGGAGAACGATCGAAAGATCACTTTGAACTTCGCCGTGTCGGAAGGATCCATTCTGGACGCCCGCAAAATTCTGAAGATCTTCTCCAAGGAGAAGTTTCTCGTGAAGGTGACGCCTGTCAATCCAACGTACAGCGCTCAGCGAAACGGATTGAAGTCCGATGTGGATGTGACCACCGGGATGCCCATCAAACATCGGAAGTTCGTGGAAGAACTTAGAGACAGCGGTTTTGAAGTGATTCTGAGCGTTGGACATCTCGAAGAAAACAAAATCGGTAGCAATTGTGGCATGTACATTCGAAGACACCTGTCGGAACGTCTCGAAAATCCCTGCGCGTACACTTACTTGAATGCGCAAATACAGTCTTCTTAA
- a CDS encoding NAD(P)/FAD-dependent oxidoreductase, translating into MRVGIVGAGPAGVTAAVFLSRYGVEVTVFEKEEVGGLIVNAWRIENLPVFSPCSGEDLVKVLKERFEESGSRLIHEEVLSVHERSVRTVSATYDFDGVIVATGTKPKRIEEFEVNQNVVYEFKRLPRGIKSLAIYGAGDVAFDGALKAKHVGISEVHIFSRSDRMKAVPRLVQLASDLGVRCHQAEPIRAVEGFGGRVKLFTDVGSYDFDALLICIGRVPNVPVITKPSQRVHVVGDASGSFRQLAIAMGQAVDACMKILQGGWCS; encoded by the coding sequence ATGCGCGTTGGAATCGTTGGAGCCGGTCCGGCAGGTGTAACGGCGGCAGTGTTTCTGAGTAGATACGGTGTCGAAGTGACGGTCTTCGAGAAAGAAGAGGTTGGAGGTCTCATAGTGAACGCGTGGCGGATCGAGAATCTGCCTGTGTTTTCACCGTGCAGTGGAGAAGATCTCGTGAAGGTGCTGAAAGAAAGGTTTGAAGAAAGCGGATCCAGGTTGATCCACGAAGAAGTGCTCAGCGTACACGAAAGGTCCGTAAGAACCGTTTCAGCCACCTACGACTTCGACGGCGTAATCGTTGCAACGGGAACGAAACCTAAGAGGATCGAAGAGTTCGAGGTGAATCAAAACGTGGTCTACGAATTCAAAAGGTTGCCCCGCGGGATCAAATCGCTCGCCATCTATGGTGCGGGAGACGTTGCGTTCGATGGAGCTTTGAAAGCGAAACACGTGGGAATCAGTGAGGTTCACATCTTCAGCAGATCCGATCGAATGAAGGCAGTGCCAAGATTGGTGCAGCTGGCATCTGATCTGGGTGTTCGTTGTCATCAAGCCGAACCGATACGGGCTGTTGAAGGGTTTGGAGGAAGGGTGAAACTGTTCACGGACGTTGGAAGTTACGATTTTGATGCCCTGCTCATCTGCATAGGAAGGGTTCCAAACGTTCCTGTCATTACGAAACCCTCGCAGCGAGTCCACGTGGTGGGTGATGCGAGTGGAAGTTTCAGACAGCTTGCGATCGCCATGGGACAGGCGGTCGATGCCTGTATGAAGATCCTCCAAGGAGGGTGGTGCTCTTGA
- a CDS encoding isochorismatase family cysteine hydrolase — MYFEKEKAKHRLSLTRPALLLIDLQKYFCQKDGKAYLAGVERMLPVAQKLLKIFVNKELPVIVTIHRGNSPSMVKWWNNSIEDDQAEPCLDCTGAILLYKDSYDAFHMTNLEEILREKKVEQIVLGGVMTHLCVETTARSAFVRGFDVVVVEDACWDKEDWYHFASLKNLAHGFAVIANSGELICALESLEPVRQV; from the coding sequence GTGTATTTTGAGAAAGAAAAGGCTAAGCACCGACTCTCGCTGACAAGACCCGCTCTGCTACTGATAGACCTTCAGAAGTATTTTTGCCAGAAAGACGGGAAAGCCTACCTCGCTGGTGTCGAAAGAATGCTCCCAGTCGCACAAAAGCTCTTGAAAATCTTTGTAAACAAGGAGCTGCCCGTGATCGTAACGATCCACAGAGGAAACAGCCCATCCATGGTCAAATGGTGGAACAACTCCATCGAAGATGATCAAGCAGAGCCGTGTTTAGATTGTACGGGTGCCATCCTCCTTTACAAGGACTCTTACGATGCGTTCCACATGACGAATCTGGAAGAGATACTCAGGGAGAAGAAGGTGGAACAGATAGTCTTGGGAGGAGTCATGACGCATCTGTGTGTTGAAACAACGGCGAGGAGTGCTTTCGTCAGAGGGTTCGATGTGGTCGTCGTTGAAGACGCATGCTGGGACAAGGAAGATTGGTACCATTTCGCCTCCTTGAAAAATTTGGCGCACGGTTTTGCTGTCATCGCGAATTCGGGTGAACTGATATGCGCGTTGGAATCGTTGGAGCCGGTCCGGCAGGTGTAA
- the rny gene encoding ribonuclease Y → MVVAVICAFAGLFFGYLIAKSNIEKAYRRAQKDAESIIKKAEQEIAEMKRKAIIEAREEAHRLKEEIESDLRKKEQEIRAIEERLLKREEMLSRREEAVEKKEASLESLRVQLEAAKRKIEQREKELDEKFTQLAGMTVEDARKIVLEEARNRYEHDLALMFKQIKERYEEEAEREAKRIIATAVQRYAPEYIGEITVSTVSLPNDEMKGRIIGREGRNIRAFEKITGVDLVIDDTPEVVVLSSFNPIRREIARITLEKLVADGRIHPARIEEMYEKAKQEVEKAIREAGQEAALRVGVTGIHPELIKLLGKLKYRTSYGQNVLAHSIEVAQLAALMAEELGLDPEKAKRGGLLHDIGKALDHEVEGSHTEIGAEIVKRYGEPEYVVNAIMSHHGEVEPSCPESVLVAAADALSAARPGARREDLENYIRRLVKMEKIAMSFKNVEKAYAIQAGREVRVIVEPDKVDDAEAEKMAYEIAKRIEEEVEYPGVLKVVVIREKRSVAYAK, encoded by the coding sequence CTGGTTGTTGCTGTGATCTGTGCATTTGCAGGTCTGTTCTTCGGATATTTGATAGCGAAATCGAACATAGAAAAGGCCTACAGGCGTGCGCAGAAGGACGCCGAGAGCATCATCAAGAAGGCGGAACAGGAGATAGCTGAGATGAAGAGGAAAGCGATCATCGAGGCGAGGGAAGAGGCGCACAGACTGAAAGAAGAGATCGAATCAGACCTGCGAAAAAAAGAACAGGAAATAAGAGCGATAGAAGAAAGGCTTTTGAAAAGGGAAGAAATGCTCTCTCGAAGAGAGGAAGCCGTTGAGAAGAAGGAAGCGTCTCTGGAATCTTTGAGGGTACAGCTCGAAGCCGCGAAAAGGAAGATCGAGCAGAGGGAGAAGGAACTCGACGAGAAGTTCACACAACTCGCCGGTATGACCGTGGAAGATGCGAGGAAGATCGTGCTCGAAGAGGCTCGAAACAGATACGAACACGATCTTGCGCTCATGTTCAAGCAGATCAAAGAGCGCTACGAAGAGGAAGCTGAAAGGGAGGCGAAGAGGATCATCGCAACCGCTGTGCAGCGTTACGCGCCCGAATACATAGGTGAGATAACTGTTTCCACCGTCAGCCTTCCGAACGATGAGATGAAAGGAAGGATCATAGGTCGAGAGGGAAGAAACATCAGAGCCTTCGAAAAGATCACGGGTGTCGACCTGGTGATCGACGATACTCCTGAAGTCGTCGTGCTTTCGAGTTTCAATCCCATCAGGAGAGAGATCGCGCGCATCACGCTTGAAAAACTCGTCGCCGATGGTAGGATACATCCTGCGAGGATCGAAGAAATGTACGAGAAAGCCAAACAGGAAGTGGAAAAAGCGATCAGAGAAGCCGGCCAGGAAGCCGCTTTGAGGGTTGGTGTGACGGGGATACATCCAGAGCTCATCAAGCTCCTGGGCAAACTCAAATACAGGACCAGCTACGGTCAGAACGTGCTCGCGCACTCCATAGAAGTCGCGCAACTCGCAGCGCTCATGGCCGAAGAGCTGGGACTCGATCCGGAGAAGGCCAAACGTGGAGGTCTGCTGCACGACATAGGCAAGGCGCTCGATCACGAAGTTGAAGGTTCGCACACAGAGATAGGCGCCGAAATAGTGAAACGCTACGGTGAACCTGAATACGTCGTGAATGCGATCATGAGTCATCACGGAGAAGTCGAACCTTCCTGCCCCGAGTCGGTCTTGGTGGCTGCAGCGGACGCACTTTCGGCGGCGAGACCAGGCGCCAGACGTGAGGACCTTGAAAACTACATCAGACGCTTGGTGAAGATGGAAAAGATCGCGATGAGCTTCAAGAACGTTGAGAAAGCTTACGCGATACAGGCAGGTAGGGAAGTGAGGGTCATCGTCGAGCCCGACAAGGTGGACGATGCCGAGGCAGAAAAGATGGCCTACGAAATTGCGAAGAGGATAGAAGAAGAGGTGGAATATCCGGGAGTTTTGAAGGTGGTCGTCATAAGGGAGAAGAGGTCCGTGGCTTATGCGAAATGA